A window of Trueperaceae bacterium genomic DNA:
AGCGCTTGCCGTGCTTAGCCACGATCCGGCGCCCCTTCCACCTCGACGCCCATCGAGCGGGCGCTGCCGGCGACGATCCACGCCGCGGCGTTCTCGTCCCCGGCGTTGAGGTCCTCCATCTTCGTGCGACCGATCTGGAGGCACTGATCCCACGTGATGGAGCCGACCTTGTTCGTGTGCGGCTCGCCCGAGCCCTTCTCGATGCCCGCCGCCTGCTTGATGAGGAAGCTGGCGGGCGGGGTGCGCATCGTGAAGGTGAACGACCGGTCGGCGTAGATGGTGATCTCCACCGGCACGACCGCGCCCGCCTGGTCGGCGGTGGCGGCGTTGTACGCCTTGACGAACTCCATGATGTTGGCCCCGTACTGCCCCAGCGCCGGCCCGACCGGCGGGGCAGGGGTCGCCCCTCCGGCGGGTAGCTGTAGCTTGACGATGCCTTCGACCTTCTTGGACATGCGGCCTCCTGTACGCTCCCCCACCGCGGGCGGGCGGCGGGGTCCGGACGCGTGGACGCGCGGGCGTCAGCCCTTGACGACCTGCGCGAAGTCGAGTTCGACGGGGGTTTCCCGTCCGAAGATGGATACGAGCACCTTCAGGGTGCCTCGCTCGGGGTTGACCTCCGAGACGATGCCGGTGAAGTCGGCGAACGGGCCCGACGTGACTTGGACGCTGTCGCCGGCGTGGTAGGTGACTTGGATCTTGGGCGCCTCACGGGCGCCGGTGATGCCGAGGCTGCCCAGCATGCGCTGTTCCTCGTCGGGCGTGAGCGGCACGGCGCGGCTGGCGGTGCCGACGAAGCCGGTGACGCCGGGCGTGTAGCGCACGACCTCCCACGCTTCGTTGGGTTCGTCGGGGTTGTCCCCGAGATCCATCTGCACGAAGATGTAGCCGGGGAAGCTCTTGCGCCTCACGACCTCCTGCTTGCCGCCCGCGGCATGCTCGACCGTCTCCTCGCTCGGCACGACGACCTGGTAGATGCGGTCCTGAATGCCGAGCGTCTGCGCCCGGCTCATGATGTTCGCCTTGACCTTGTCTTCGTGGCCGACGTAGGTGTGGACGGCGTACCATTCGATGCTCATGGGCAGGGTCCTCCCAGGGCCGCCGACCGGCGGCCCGCGGGGTCAGGTGATCAGGCCGATCAGGTTGCCGAGCGTGGTGTCGGCGACGAGCAGGAACGCCACCGTGATCAGCACGAAGAGCAGCGTCGCTTGGGTGGCCTGCACCACTTCGCTGCGGGTCGGCCACGTCACGCGACCGAGCTCCGCCCGCGAGTTCCGCAGGTACTGCATCAAGCCCTTCACTTAGACCTTCACCTCTTTGTGCACGGTGTGCTTGCGTTCCCAGGGGCAGTACTTGCGCAGCTCGATCTTGTCGGTCGTGTTGCGCCGATTCTTGTGCGTCGCGTAGTTCCGGCGCTTGCACTCGGTGCACTCGAGCAGCAGTTTGATGCGAACGTCGCTGGCCATGTTCGTCTCCTCGGCGTCCCCTACGGGACGCGGTCCGCCTGCCGGCGAAGCGGCAAGAGGGCGAGTGTACCCGATGCGC
This region includes:
- the nusG gene encoding transcription termination/antitermination protein NusG; this translates as MSIEWYAVHTYVGHEDKVKANIMSRAQTLGIQDRIYQVVVPSEETVEHAAGGKQEVVRRKSFPGYIFVQMDLGDNPDEPNEAWEVVRYTPGVTGFVGTASRAVPLTPDEEQRMLGSLGITGAREAPKIQVTYHAGDSVQVTSGPFADFTGIVSEVNPERGTLKVLVSIFGRETPVELDFAQVVKG
- the rpmG gene encoding 50S ribosomal protein L33, whose amino-acid sequence is MASDVRIKLLLECTECKRRNYATHKNRRNTTDKIELRKYCPWERKHTVHKEVKV
- the secE gene encoding preprotein translocase subunit SecE, which gives rise to MKGLMQYLRNSRAELGRVTWPTRSEVVQATQATLLFVLITVAFLLVADTTLGNLIGLIT
- the rplK gene encoding 50S ribosomal protein L11; translated protein: MSKKVEGIVKLQLPAGGATPAPPVGPALGQYGANIMEFVKAYNAATADQAGAVVPVEITIYADRSFTFTMRTPPASFLIKQAAGIEKGSGEPHTNKVGSITWDQCLQIGRTKMEDLNAGDENAAAWIVAGSARSMGVEVEGAPDRG